Proteins encoded by one window of Anaerolineales bacterium:
- the nuoK gene encoding NADH-quinone oxidoreductase subunit NuoK: MQPPTLPTEYFVILSAVLFILGIVGVLVRRNAILIFMSIELMLNAANLALVAFARQWGNMGGQMTVFFVISIAAAEVAVGLALIVAIFKTKKTIDIDELNTMKG; encoded by the coding sequence ATGCAACCGCCAACGCTGCCAACAGAATATTTCGTTATCCTGAGCGCCGTCCTCTTTATTTTGGGGATTGTGGGCGTCCTTGTCCGGCGCAATGCGATTTTGATCTTCATGTCGATTGAGTTGATGCTGAACGCGGCAAACTTAGCGCTGGTCGCCTTTGCCCGTCAGTGGGGCAATATGGGCGGTCAGATGACCGTCTTTTTTGTGATCAGTATTGCCGCTGCCGAGGTCGCCGTTGGTTTGGCGCTGATTGTGGCGATCTTCAAGACGAAGAAAACGATTGATATTGACGAACTGAACACGATGAAGGGCTAA